From the genome of Ectobacillus sp. JY-23, one region includes:
- the trpC gene encoding indole-3-glycerol phosphate synthase TrpC translates to MGTILDKIIAQKKLEVADLQRSGFRYEEVRPHVSLVENLKKPGVTVIAEIKRASPSKGALNLEVDVQEQAKQYELSGAGAISVLTDTNFFKGSFQDLKDARSVVSVPLLCKDFIIDEVQIQKANEAGADIILLIVAALPGERLQELYRYATELGLEVIVEVHDEEELEAALAIGPAIIGVNNRNLRTFEVNLETTERLAKRVVSSGALLISESGIFTKEDVVRVQRVGAQGILVGEAFMRADSVADLFGALRI, encoded by the coding sequence ATGGGAACGATTTTAGATAAGATTATTGCGCAGAAGAAATTAGAAGTGGCAGACTTGCAGCGAAGTGGGTTTCGGTATGAGGAAGTAAGACCGCATGTATCTCTAGTCGAGAATTTGAAGAAACCAGGTGTGACAGTGATTGCTGAAATCAAGCGTGCTTCTCCTTCTAAAGGAGCGCTGAATTTAGAGGTTGATGTGCAGGAACAAGCAAAGCAATATGAATTATCTGGTGCAGGCGCGATTTCCGTTTTGACGGATACGAACTTTTTTAAAGGCTCGTTTCAAGATTTAAAAGATGCACGCAGTGTTGTGTCAGTGCCGCTTTTGTGTAAGGACTTTATAATAGATGAAGTGCAAATTCAAAAGGCAAACGAGGCGGGAGCAGATATTATTTTATTGATTGTGGCGGCGTTACCTGGCGAGCGTTTGCAAGAACTGTATCGCTATGCAACAGAACTTGGCCTTGAAGTTATCGTAGAGGTGCATGATGAAGAAGAATTGGAAGCGGCTTTGGCAATTGGGCCGGCGATCATCGGTGTGAACAACCGCAACTTGAGAACATTTGAGGTAAATCTTGAAACAACAGAACGATTGGCGAAGCGGGTTGTATCATCGGGTGCATTGCTTATTAGTGAAAGTGGCATTTTTACAAAAGAAGATGTTGTGCGTGTGCAGCGAGTTGGGGCACAAGGAATTTTGGTTGGTGAGGCGTTCATGAGAGCTGACTCAGTAGCCGACTTGTTCGGAGCATTGCGCATATGA
- a CDS encoding phosphoribosylanthranilate isomerase, whose amino-acid sequence MKVKVCGITDVETAKRTCEYGADALGFVFAPSKRRITPEEAADIIKELPAHVQKIGVFVNETIERVEEIAAMCGLNYVQLHGDEDACYMERLNIPFIKAFGVASREDVTRAMNSKAAYVLLDSPKGVYRGGNGTAFPWELLQELGEEERGRVILAGGLGSHNVRDAIRIVRPYMVDASSSLETEGKKDLQKIKTFIETVKEC is encoded by the coding sequence ATGAAGGTAAAGGTATGCGGCATTACGGATGTTGAAACAGCAAAGCGAACGTGTGAATACGGCGCTGATGCGCTTGGGTTTGTATTCGCCCCGAGCAAGCGAAGAATCACGCCGGAAGAAGCGGCCGACATCATTAAGGAGCTGCCGGCGCATGTGCAAAAGATTGGTGTGTTTGTGAATGAGACAATTGAGCGTGTAGAGGAAATTGCGGCCATGTGTGGTCTGAATTACGTCCAGCTTCATGGTGACGAGGATGCGTGTTACATGGAGAGACTGAATATTCCGTTTATTAAGGCGTTCGGCGTCGCTTCTCGAGAGGACGTGACCCGTGCGATGAACAGCAAGGCGGCATATGTGCTGCTTGACAGCCCGAAAGGCGTTTATCGCGGCGGGAACGGGACAGCATTTCCTTGGGAGTTGCTGCAGGAGCTTGGTGAGGAGGAGAGAGGGCGCGTCATTTTAGCGGGTGGACTGGGTTCTCATAATGTGAGAGACGCCATTCGTATCGTCAGACCGTACATGGTCGATGCCAGCAGCAGCCTTGAAACAGAGGGAAAGAAGGATCTACAAAAAATTAAAACATTTATTGAAACGGTGAAGGAGTGTTGA
- the trpB gene encoding tryptophan synthase subunit beta: MNYTYPNETGHYGVYGGRYVPETLMQSVLELEAAYKEAMADEEFQKQLDYYLKTYVGRETPLYFAENLTRLCGGPKIYLKREDLNHTGAHKINNTIGQALLAVRMGKKKVVAETGAGQHGVATATVCALLGLECVIFMGEEDIRRQKLNVFRMELLGARVEGVSSGSATLKDAVNEALRYWVTNVGDTHYIMGSVLGPHPFPQMVRDFQSVIGNETKAQYKALEGKLPDAVIACIGGGSNAMGMFYPFVKDEEVKLYGVEAAGAGVDTDKHAATLTKGKVGVLHGSMMYLLQNEDGQIQEAHSISAGLDYPGVGPEHSLLKDLQRAEYHAVTDEEALQAFKLLACEEGIIPALESSHAIAYALKLAPTMKEEEGIVICLSGRGDKDVESVKAYLEGK; the protein is encoded by the coding sequence ATGAATTACACATATCCAAATGAAACAGGACATTACGGTGTATACGGCGGCCGCTACGTGCCGGAAACATTGATGCAATCGGTACTGGAGCTAGAGGCGGCTTATAAGGAAGCGATGGCTGATGAGGAGTTTCAAAAGCAGCTGGATTATTATTTGAAAACATACGTAGGACGGGAGACGCCACTTTATTTTGCGGAAAACTTAACGCGTTTGTGCGGCGGTCCGAAAATTTATTTGAAGCGCGAGGATTTAAATCATACAGGTGCCCATAAAATCAACAACACAATTGGGCAAGCACTTCTAGCAGTGCGAATGGGGAAAAAGAAGGTTGTTGCGGAAACGGGCGCCGGCCAGCATGGTGTGGCAACGGCGACAGTATGCGCGCTTCTTGGTTTGGAATGCGTTATTTTCATGGGAGAGGAAGACATTCGCCGCCAGAAATTGAACGTATTCCGAATGGAATTGCTCGGAGCGAGAGTAGAGGGCGTGTCATCAGGCAGTGCGACGCTAAAGGATGCGGTAAACGAGGCGCTTCGTTACTGGGTGACAAATGTAGGGGATACGCACTATATCATGGGTTCTGTACTAGGGCCACATCCGTTTCCGCAAATGGTGCGTGATTTCCAAAGTGTAATTGGCAACGAAACGAAAGCACAGTACAAAGCCTTAGAAGGTAAACTCCCAGACGCAGTTATCGCCTGCATAGGCGGCGGTAGCAATGCGATGGGTATGTTTTATCCGTTTGTAAAGGATGAAGAAGTAAAGCTGTACGGTGTAGAAGCGGCAGGTGCCGGCGTGGATACAGATAAACACGCAGCAACCTTGACGAAGGGAAAGGTCGGCGTGCTGCACGGGTCCATGATGTATTTGCTGCAGAACGAGGACGGACAAATTCAAGAAGCGCATTCCATTTCGGCGGGATTAGATTATCCGGGTGTGGGGCCTGAACATAGCTTGCTGAAGGATTTGCAGCGTGCAGAGTACCATGCAGTGACAGATGAAGAAGCATTACAAGCATTCAAGCTGCTGGCGTGTGAGGAGGGAATCATTCCGGCGCTCGAAAGCTCGCATGCGATTGCGTACGCACTAAAACTAGCGCCAACGATGAAGGAAGAGGAAGGCATCGTGATTTGTTTATCAGGACGCGGTGATAAGGATGTTGAAAGCGTAAAAGCATATTTGGAGGGGAAATGA
- the trpA gene encoding tryptophan synthase subunit alpha encodes MNINDVLNKLREAGEKAFVPYIMAGDGGMEKLKENIRFLDEVGASILEIGIPFSDPVADGPTIQRAGKRALDNGTTLESIFQALTEVRPQVEVPFVLMTYLNPVLAFGVERFVERCQGAGVSGIIVPDLPYEEKNIVSDALERVGIALIPLVTLTSPIERIAKITEEAQGFIYAVTVTGVTGARRDFAQSQFDYLRRVKEVAHLPVLAGFGISTPEQVREMGDVCDGVVVGSRIIELLEQERYEEIRELIGS; translated from the coding sequence ATGAATATTAATGACGTATTGAACAAGCTGCGTGAAGCAGGTGAAAAAGCGTTTGTGCCGTACATCATGGCTGGTGACGGCGGAATGGAAAAGCTGAAGGAAAACATCCGCTTTTTGGATGAAGTAGGTGCAAGCATCCTTGAGATTGGTATTCCCTTTTCCGATCCGGTTGCGGATGGACCGACCATCCAGCGTGCGGGCAAGCGTGCGCTAGATAACGGAACGACACTTGAGAGTATTTTCCAGGCGTTGACGGAGGTACGTCCGCAGGTGGAGGTGCCGTTCGTACTCATGACGTATTTGAATCCAGTTTTGGCATTCGGTGTGGAGCGATTTGTTGAGCGCTGCCAGGGAGCAGGGGTGAGCGGTATTATCGTGCCGGATCTTCCGTATGAGGAAAAGAACATCGTATCGGATGCGCTCGAGCGGGTTGGGATTGCGTTAATTCCGCTTGTAACGCTGACGAGCCCGATTGAGCGCATCGCTAAAATCACAGAAGAAGCACAGGGCTTTATCTACGCTGTGACGGTAACAGGTGTGACAGGAGCAAGGCGCGATTTCGCACAAAGTCAATTCGACTATTTGCGCCGCGTCAAGGAAGTAGCACACTTGCCCGTGTTGGCTGGGTTTGGCATTTCTACGCCGGAACAGGTACGAGAAATGGGGGATGTATGCGACGGTGTTGTAGTCGGCAGCCGCATTATTGAGCTGCTTGAGCAAGAGCGTTATGAAGAAATTCGCGAGCTGATTGGTAGCTGA
- a CDS encoding GNAT family N-acetyltransferase, with product MITIRQETSADHLLTEQVIRSAFANAPYSDHSEHALVARLRKSHAFVPELSLVATDDEQIIGHILLTKAAIVDEEKQTKTLALAPVSVLPDFQGQGVGKKLIAKALEIAAQLGFRSVIVLGHSEYYPKFGFRRASTWNIKAPFDVPDEVFMALELEKGALSGVSGTVSYASAFFE from the coding sequence ATGATAACGATTCGACAAGAAACATCCGCTGACCATCTACTTACTGAGCAGGTTATTCGTTCTGCTTTTGCAAATGCCCCTTATAGCGACCATAGCGAGCATGCTTTAGTAGCGCGACTCAGAAAATCTCATGCATTCGTACCCGAGCTGTCTCTGGTGGCAACTGATGATGAACAAATCATAGGCCATATTTTATTAACAAAAGCAGCAATTGTAGATGAAGAAAAGCAGACTAAGACATTGGCGCTCGCACCTGTTTCTGTATTGCCGGATTTTCAAGGGCAAGGCGTTGGCAAAAAGCTGATTGCCAAAGCTTTAGAGATTGCGGCTCAGCTCGGCTTCCGCTCCGTCATCGTCCTCGGCCACTCAGAATATTACCCAAAGTTTGGCTTTAGACGCGCCTCTACTTGGAATATCAAGGCCCCTTTTGACGTCCCTGATGAAGTGTTTATGGCACTTGAGCTTGAAAAAGGTGCACTATCAGGCGTTTCAGGAACTGTTTCATACGCATCGGCATTTTTTGAATAA